A genomic stretch from Falsibacillus albus includes:
- a CDS encoding SGNH/GDSL hydrolase family protein, producing the protein MKKTLTFLLVFSFLLTGCTQESGENSTKQTALEDKPNPPSGFIPKKLTIVSAGDSLTQGVGDSTNSGGYIPYLKSDLEGLEDIQEATFYNFGVRGNRTDQLLARLKTDKVKQKIKQADLVMITIGGNDVMKVFKDNFTDLKLKEFEKARSDYQNRLKVIMTTIRQENPEAGIVLIGIYNPFLKWFADVKEIEQIMVNWNKASKEIVDQYQQAKFIPISDIFENSQDDLLYKDYFHPNDEGYHLIADRLFDQLKGEALAELTNPDYIAKEGR; encoded by the coding sequence TTGAAAAAAACCCTCACCTTTCTTTTAGTATTCAGCTTTTTGCTCACTGGCTGCACTCAAGAATCCGGGGAAAATTCAACAAAACAAACCGCTTTGGAAGATAAACCAAACCCACCATCTGGTTTCATACCTAAAAAATTAACGATTGTTTCTGCAGGGGATTCATTGACTCAAGGTGTTGGGGACAGTACAAACAGCGGCGGCTACATTCCGTATCTCAAATCCGATTTGGAAGGATTGGAAGATATCCAAGAAGCTACTTTTTATAATTTCGGAGTAAGGGGAAACAGGACGGATCAGCTGTTGGCCAGATTAAAGACCGATAAAGTGAAGCAAAAAATCAAGCAAGCTGACCTCGTGATGATCACGATCGGTGGAAATGACGTCATGAAGGTATTTAAGGATAATTTTACTGACTTGAAATTGAAAGAATTTGAAAAGGCACGAAGTGATTATCAAAACCGGTTGAAAGTCATCATGACAACCATCAGGCAAGAAAATCCGGAAGCGGGGATCGTTTTAATCGGCATTTATAATCCTTTTTTAAAATGGTTTGCAGATGTAAAAGAAATAGAGCAGATTATGGTCAATTGGAACAAAGCAAGCAAGGAAATTGTTGACCAATACCAACAGGCAAAGTTCATTCCCATTTCGGATATCTTCGAAAATAGTCAGGATGATTTACTTTACAAAGATTATTTTCATCCAAATGATGAAGGATACCATCTGATCGCCGATCGTCTCTTCGACCAACTTAAAGGAGAAGCTTTAGCTGAATTAACTAACCCAGATTATATAGCGAAGGAAGGTCGTTAA
- a CDS encoding YpmS family protein: protein MKKTKWKAAFITLGIINILIFAVFAGMILMPSKDQPIPKKVPADQEDVQFHINATKEDLNKMINHYIQKEGLNGPIDYSVYLKDDVELYGTIPLFTSNLQLKMTLEPKALDNGDLILKQKSISLGQLDLPVSYVMELIKNKYKLPDWVSIQPNDHLIYVSLQKMKLKSDIKVRADEFNLKDDKIKFTLLVPTN, encoded by the coding sequence ATGAAGAAAACAAAATGGAAAGCCGCATTTATTACATTGGGAATAATCAATATCCTAATTTTTGCTGTATTTGCAGGCATGATCCTGATGCCGTCAAAGGATCAGCCGATACCGAAAAAAGTTCCTGCTGACCAAGAAGATGTTCAGTTTCACATAAATGCAACAAAAGAAGATTTAAATAAAATGATTAACCACTATATCCAAAAAGAAGGGTTGAATGGCCCTATCGACTACAGCGTTTATTTAAAAGATGATGTGGAACTATACGGTACCATCCCCCTTTTCACTAGCAACCTTCAGCTCAAAATGACGTTGGAGCCAAAGGCATTGGATAACGGTGATTTAATATTGAAACAAAAATCAATTTCATTGGGTCAATTGGATCTACCAGTCTCATACGTTATGGAGCTGATAAAAAATAAATATAAGCTGCCGGATTGGGTAAGTATTCAACCGAACGACCATTTAATTTATGTATCATTGCAAAAAATGAAATTAAAGAGTGATATCAAGGTCCGTGCAGATGAGTTTAATTTGAAAGATGATAAAATTAAATTTACACTACTTGTACCTACAAATTGA
- a CDS encoding DUF4397 domain-containing protein — MNNQDQYFQRAAVYDLLACYYKYIDPNQHIHYYQQHLKYMKKGLESQRSELSLMRQPANVRFLHASPGSPNIDIYINSHKIFSNISFKDISEYLSLPAGKYHIDIYPAGTSVTTIISKKISVEPGKFYTYAAIGKGEKLQLLPYVDSPMVPANETKLRFIHLSPDAPAVDIAVKSRDVVFPNISYKQATDYLGLTPMTLDLEVRAAGADKAILDIPNIKLKPNRSYTIFAVGLLEGEPPLETILIKG, encoded by the coding sequence ATGAATAATCAGGATCAATATTTTCAAAGAGCTGCAGTGTATGATTTGCTCGCTTGCTATTATAAATATATTGACCCGAATCAGCATATTCACTATTACCAACAGCATCTGAAATATATGAAAAAAGGGTTGGAATCACAGCGATCTGAATTATCGTTGATGCGTCAGCCGGCGAATGTCCGCTTTTTGCATGCATCCCCCGGCTCGCCAAATATTGATATTTACATCAATAGCCACAAGATATTTTCGAATATAAGCTTTAAAGACATCAGCGAATATTTATCATTGCCTGCAGGAAAGTATCATATCGACATATACCCTGCTGGAACAAGTGTAACGACCATTATCAGTAAAAAAATATCTGTTGAACCAGGAAAATTTTATACCTATGCAGCTATCGGAAAAGGTGAAAAATTACAGCTGCTACCATACGTTGACTCACCTATGGTTCCGGCAAATGAAACAAAATTAAGGTTCATTCATTTATCACCGGATGCACCTGCAGTTGATATTGCCGTAAAGAGCAGAGATGTTGTATTCCCGAATATCAGCTACAAACAAGCAACTGATTACTTAGGGTTGACACCGATGACGCTGGATTTGGAAGTAAGAGCTGCCGGAGCCGACAAAGCAATCCTGGACATCCCGAACATCAAACTTAAACCAAATCGCAGCTATACCATTTTTGCAGTGGGATTATTGGAAGGTGAACCCCCTTTAGAGACCATCTTGATTAAGGGCTGA
- the rsgA gene encoding ribosome small subunit-dependent GTPase A: MKNEIFIDFMKRVEENFEPYKQEFVLGRIVLEHKSQYKVMTIQGEWMCEISGKFHYLAGKVSDYPSVGDWVILKERKGEDKGLIEKILPRTSKFSRKKAGPETEEQIVAANIDDLIIVSSLNSDLNLRRIERYLILAWESGANPILVLSKSDLCEDVADKVDEVDAIAMGVPIIPISVKTGMGMKQLQEILKPGRTSALVGSSGVGKSTLINELLGAEKQIVQEIREDDNKGKHTTTFRELFFLDNGSCIIDTPGMREIQLWESQEGMASGFGDVESLFEQCKFRNCSHHKEPGCAVRQAIKDGDLTDERFQSYLKLQRELAYLDRKSDKKAQSEERKKWKKISQSANAPRR, translated from the coding sequence ATGAAAAATGAAATATTCATCGATTTTATGAAACGGGTTGAGGAAAACTTTGAACCGTATAAACAGGAATTTGTTTTAGGAAGAATCGTACTTGAGCATAAATCGCAATATAAAGTTATGACAATCCAGGGAGAATGGATGTGCGAAATCTCAGGTAAATTCCACTATCTTGCCGGAAAAGTTTCAGATTATCCTTCTGTAGGGGATTGGGTGATCCTAAAGGAGCGGAAAGGTGAGGACAAGGGCCTGATTGAAAAAATCCTCCCTCGTACAAGTAAGTTTTCAAGAAAAAAAGCCGGACCGGAAACGGAAGAGCAAATTGTAGCAGCAAATATTGATGACCTTATCATTGTGTCATCTTTAAACAGCGATTTGAATTTAAGAAGGATTGAACGCTATTTAATATTAGCTTGGGAAAGCGGTGCAAATCCGATTCTTGTCCTAAGCAAATCAGACCTTTGTGAGGATGTGGCAGATAAAGTCGATGAAGTAGATGCGATCGCCATGGGGGTCCCCATCATCCCAATCAGTGTAAAAACTGGAATGGGAATGAAACAGCTGCAAGAAATATTAAAGCCTGGCCGGACATCTGCCCTGGTTGGATCCTCAGGGGTGGGGAAATCCACCTTGATCAATGAACTGCTTGGTGCAGAAAAGCAAATTGTTCAGGAAATAAGGGAAGATGACAACAAAGGCAAGCATACGACTACATTCCGCGAACTGTTCTTTTTAGATAATGGGTCATGCATTATTGATACCCCGGGAATGAGAGAAATACAGCTTTGGGAAAGCCAAGAGGGAATGGCATCTGGTTTTGGGGATGTGGAATCGCTTTTTGAGCAATGTAAGTTCCGGAACTGTTCACATCATAAAGAACCTGGATGTGCAGTGCGGCAAGCTATTAAAGATGGTGATTTGACGGATGAAAGATTCCAAAGCTATTTGAAGCTCCAAAGAGAATTGGCGTATCTAGATCGGAAGTCTGATAAAAAAGCCCAAAGCGAAGAAAGAAAAAAATGGAAAAAAATCAGCCAGTCTGCAAACGCTCCGAGGAGATAA
- the msrA gene encoding peptide-methionine (S)-S-oxide reductase MsrA — protein MVKPFDELPGIEKVISGYTGGHTENPTYEDVCSETTGHYEAVQITFNPDIFPYERLLELYWQQIDPTDAGGQFHDRGTSYKTAIFCHNEQQKTEALKSKQLLEESGKFKSPIATEILPSSTFYPAEDYHQHYYKKNPLRYSAYHKGSGRADFIRRNWGDQHE, from the coding sequence ATGGTCAAACCATTTGATGAACTTCCGGGCATTGAAAAGGTTATCTCAGGCTATACTGGCGGACACACGGAAAATCCAACATATGAAGATGTTTGCAGTGAAACCACCGGCCATTATGAAGCGGTGCAAATCACCTTCAACCCTGATATATTTCCTTATGAAAGGTTGTTGGAGCTTTATTGGCAGCAAATAGATCCGACTGATGCAGGGGGGCAGTTCCACGACAGGGGTACTTCCTATAAGACTGCAATCTTTTGTCATAATGAGCAGCAAAAGACGGAAGCATTGAAGTCCAAGCAGCTCTTGGAGGAGAGTGGAAAATTCAAATCTCCTATCGCAACGGAAATTCTGCCATCCTCAACATTTTATCCTGCTGAAGATTACCATCAGCACTACTATAAGAAGAATCCTTTACGCTACAGTGCTTACCATAAGGGTTCAGGAAGAGCGGATTTCATAAGAAGGAATTGGGGTGATCAGCATGAATAA
- the msrB gene encoding peptide-methionine (R)-S-oxide reductase MsrB, which produces MNKNKEIVKKKLSPLQQEVTQNNGTEPPFQNEYWNHFEEGIYVDIVSGEPLFSSSEKFDAGCGWPSFSKPITSEQVYEKTDLSHFMVRKEVRSKEADSHLGHVFDDGPGPTGLRYCINSAALKFIPKEDMEKEGYGEYLTLFK; this is translated from the coding sequence ATGAATAAAAATAAAGAAATAGTAAAAAAGAAACTTTCGCCGCTCCAGCAAGAGGTCACGCAAAATAACGGCACTGAACCGCCTTTTCAAAATGAATACTGGAACCATTTTGAAGAGGGCATTTATGTGGATATTGTTTCAGGGGAACCTTTGTTTTCTTCAAGTGAAAAATTTGATGCAGGATGTGGATGGCCCAGCTTCTCCAAACCGATTACTTCAGAGCAGGTTTATGAGAAGACGGATCTGAGCCATTTCATGGTGAGGAAGGAAGTCCGAAGCAAAGAAGCCGATTCCCATTTAGGACATGTGTTTGATGATGGCCCAGGACCGACCGGCCTCCGATATTGCATAAATTCAGCAGCATTAAAATTCATCCCTAAGGAAGATATGGAAAAGGAAGGCTATGGAGAATATCTCACCTTATTTAAATAA
- a CDS encoding PTS sugar transporter subunit IIA, whose product MLKNLFGKKEEVPKNLSISSPMTGRVLTLEDVPDPVFSQKMMGDGIAIEPVEGKVVAPFDGNIVQVFPTKHAIGIKSPNGVEVLIHIGLETVSMNGEGFETFVSEGDKVKAGDLLVEFSIPLIEEKAESIISPIIITNGDEMDNYKLMGNDQVTAGHDTVMEVTVN is encoded by the coding sequence ATGTTAAAGAATCTTTTTGGGAAGAAGGAAGAAGTACCAAAAAACCTTTCGATAAGTTCACCGATGACGGGAAGGGTGCTAACATTGGAGGATGTACCGGATCCCGTATTTTCTCAAAAAATGATGGGGGATGGAATTGCCATTGAACCGGTGGAAGGGAAGGTTGTTGCACCATTCGATGGAAATATCGTCCAGGTCTTTCCGACGAAGCATGCAATCGGCATCAAATCTCCGAATGGAGTAGAGGTGCTGATCCATATTGGATTGGAAACCGTATCTATGAATGGTGAAGGTTTCGAGACGTTTGTTTCTGAAGGGGACAAAGTGAAAGCCGGAGACCTGCTAGTCGAATTTTCTATCCCTCTCATAGAAGAAAAAGCGGAAAGCATCATTTCACCAATCATTATTACGAATGGTGATGAAATGGACAATTACAAATTAATGGGCAATGATCAGGTAACTGCCGGACATGATACCGTTATGGAAGTAACCGTGAATTGA
- a CDS encoding DUF502 domain-containing protein, protein MKLLARSFINGVLTVIPIVLVVYVVYKLFVFFDSILGNFLKPYLNHHYIPGIGILTTMVAITALGWLSTKFITGTIIKLIDHLLTKIPFVKTIYSVIKDTVNSFIGDKKSFSKVVTFTFPGTEIKSIGFITSDDVEGFYSPLQDHAAVYIPQTFQVAGFTFLIPKDQIEVIDVKPEDAMKFVLSGGMASQK, encoded by the coding sequence ATGAAATTGCTCGCAAGAAGTTTTATCAATGGAGTGCTGACTGTCATACCAATTGTGTTAGTCGTTTATGTTGTTTATAAATTATTTGTATTCTTTGACAGCATTCTAGGAAATTTTTTAAAGCCATATCTTAATCACCACTATATCCCTGGTATCGGAATCTTAACGACAATGGTTGCCATCACTGCTCTTGGTTGGCTCTCAACGAAATTCATCACTGGCACGATCATTAAATTAATCGATCATTTACTTACTAAAATTCCATTTGTAAAAACGATTTATTCTGTCATAAAGGATACAGTCAATTCATTTATCGGAGATAAAAAATCCTTTTCTAAAGTTGTCACTTTTACATTCCCAGGCACTGAAATAAAAAGTATCGGGTTCATTACTTCCGATGATGTTGAGGGGTTCTACAGCCCTCTACAAGACCATGCCGCGGTCTACATTCCCCAAACTTTTCAAGTTGCCGGGTTTACCTTTTTAATTCCGAAAGATCAAATAGAAGTCATCGATGTCAAACCTGAGGACGCAATGAAATTCGTCCTTTCAGGGGGCATGGCATCACAAAAATAG
- a CDS encoding YjcZ family sporulation protein codes for MYYGSGCCYPGYAYPCGGNNWFALIVVLFILLIIIGAVCYCGPR; via the coding sequence ATGTATTACGGCTCAGGCTGTTGTTACCCAGGATATGCTTATCCATGCGGTGGAAATAATTGGTTTGCGTTGATTGTTGTGCTGTTTATCTTATTGATCATCATTGGAGCAGTTTGCTATTGTGGGCCTAGATAA